In the Fusarium falciforme chromosome 6, complete sequence genome, TCAAGCTCTTCTCGCAGCCTACTTGGGAGAATTTCATTGGTGCCGTCACCCTGTGCGGCTAtgcctcttttctcttcgGCTGGCACGTTCATGAGAaggccatcctcctcgtcatcatcccctTCAGCCTCATTGCCTTGCGTGATAGACGACATCTGGGTGCATTCCGGCCTCTCGCCGTTGCAGGCCATGTGTCTCTCTTCCCGCTGCTCTTCACGCCCGCTGAGTTCCCCGTCAAGACCATCTACACCATCATGTGGCTGGTGGTGTTCCTCATGGCATTTGACCGTCTCGCCCCGGCGTCCAACAAGCCAAGAATCTTCCTCCTGGACCGATTCAGCACTCTATACATTGCAGTGAGCATCCCGCTCATCCTGTACTGCTCGCTTCTGCACCAAATCATATTTGGAAAGAGCTACGAGTTTCTACCGTTGATGTTCACCAGCTCATATTCCGCAATTGGAGTTGTCGGTAGCTGGGTGGGCTATATGGTGGTGTATTTTACCGCATGAGATGGGTGTATATAGCAAAGATACCCTAAAATAGATTTCCTATTGTTTAGAAATTCTGAAAGATTCCGAAGCAACCAATCTACCTATTTAGGCAGTTATCTGGAAAAGGGGAAACCCAGTCAATAGTACCTTCCATCCTCACTTCTGTGAAGCCCCTGGCGGATTTGCTCGGGAATGTTGTGAGCCACATTGGCAGCTGAGTCATCCAAAATTGTGGGGGTCTTCCACGTGAAGCGCAAGGCTGAACGCCCCCTTTGGTCTAAGAACCTCCAGCTTGGTCCCGAGGATCCAGGCATCCCCCAGATCGACGCCAAAAAGTCAGAAAAGCCAGGTGTTTCATTATGGCGGCCTGAAATGGCATGCAGGGGAACATCAGGAGCTAACACGGCCAAATTAAATACGTTTTGTCTGGACATGATGTTGCTCATACGACGCGTTCAAGTTGAGTTATGGAAACTTGCGGCGCCGTATATCGCACAACCTCGATACGAGACAATGCCGTGGCGCTGTTTTTGATAATCTGCAGTGAATTCAGCGTTGCATATTGCTTGATTGACGGTTTTGCGTGCTCTTGCGGGACGTGGATGGTCGTCGCGTCAAACCCTCCATCGCGGTCCCGGAGGAGGCGGGCAGACGAGACGGCCCACCCTGTCTAAAGATGAGATTTGCAGGTCGAGCAATAACGGCAATATCTGGTCGAAACTGGGTCGAAAAATCATGCTTCAGGGTTCATTAGATGCAGCGGAAGATGACGATCCCAACGAGCCCAAGAACGTGGGCAAAAGTCTACGATGCGCCTGTTTTGTTGGCCGGCGAGGGTCAGTCGCGCCGagtggagggagaggagagtggGTGGTTCTaaggcgaggaggacggaggacgaggaggatgtggTGCCGGCGCGCGGGTGACAGGGGTGCGTTGATGCGTGGGTGCCCGGGAAGGCTAAAAAAATCTGGGACATTTTTTTCTTGGGAAAATGTTCCTCTTCGAGCAGGCACAAACGGGTCGTCGGCCTGCAAAcggatatattttataatcaTCTTCAATGAGCTTAATATTCCTGATGGGGTAATTTATAGCTTGATCCCAGCTTGTGTGCATCCCATGGTAGAGCTGTTGACCCTGGTGTTCAGCACGGCCATGCTAGATGCTGGCGGTACCTGGGACGGCACTGACAAGGAAGTAGATGTACCTTTAAGATACCGCGTCACCATCTGTGCCGTCAGTCGCACGACAGGTACTCTGAGATTCCCAATCGACCCACTGTACACCCCCATCTCTCGAGGTACCTTGCGCTGGCGCCCACCCTCGCTCCTTCTTTTCTAGTTCCTCCCCCCGGGACCACCTCGCCGTTGCTCCCGTCGCGTCAGCCCGcttctttcctttccttcctCCATTCTTTCTTCCTACATCACTGTACTCGAGGCATCCTCGTCCACCATTGTGCTATACCTCGACGCACACATCTACAGCATCCCCTTACCGAGATACTTGAATATCAAGCATCTCTTCCCGTTTCACACCTTCTCGGCCACCTCCCGCCGTGTAAGTCGTTCGTCCCGGGCTCGATCAACCCGCGACGCACCCACCCCCGATTTCCCGCCCGCGCGCCCGCGTTCTCCTCGATCCGCCCACACGAGCGACGAGGCACCAATTTCGCCTCGCAAACAATCGACCGCCCGCACTCGCGTCTCGCAACCGCAACTATCGCCCTCACCCATGCTGCGCCGTCGCGACATCCTGCAACGACAAACTTGTTAGTGGGGGGGAGGCTGCTTCTCAGCCTTGCATGTGGTTTCTTTTGCACTTGATTCTCGACTGCTTGCGCCCAGCATCACTAGACCATGGTACGCTCTCCCGATCTTTTGCTCTGGCCGCCCGCGCACCCGCTAAACCACCATCGTCAGGTTCTCTTCAAGCGAAAGCCCGTCCAATTCCTGCCTCCCGCAGAGATTGAGGATGAGAATGCCGAGGTATGCCCGTCAACGTCGACCGGGTTTCTTGCTTCGCGCAGGAGCTGATTCTTGATAGGTTTGGTACATCCCCCAAACAGGGGAGATATTTGCTTCCTATGAGGACTACTTAAATCGGTAAGTACTGTTCATGCGCTTTTGCTGGAGCCGTTTGTAGCTTACACCTTCTTAGCATGGATTTCTACAATCAGCGTCGGTTCAATGATCAAATCACCGGCCACTCAGGCCTGACCTTTTTTGAAGCTTTCAAGAGCGAGGTTAGTCTTTGGTTCTTGCGATCACCGTGCACCAGCTGATCATAAAATTAGCTTGCTGGAGGCAAAGAAGTCGAAGCTTCCTTTCCCGAGGCGCTGAAGGGTCCTATTCTGCGTAGAGTGCAGTTTCAGACCGTTTCTCGCCTCGATAACCTCGTCGACCAGATTTACGAGGAGTTCAAGCTCGACTACTACCCTGGCGAAGAGGTTACAGTGACCTTGGATGGCGGCGAGCGCGTTCATGGCTTGGTTCGCGACAAGACGACGTTTGGCCCTCGTGCTCTTCCAGACGGCAGCAAGGCCCTGCCCACGACTCGCTACCTCGTGAACCTGAAGGACTCGGAAAAGGAGACGATCGTTACTGACGAGCACATTTGCCGAGACCGGGGTGTCTTTACAAAGGCCATGCTCAGATCGTTCATCAAGAAGACAGTGACTCGCGATGCGTGGAACGGCGCACCTTGGTTGGTCAAGCATGATTATGCGAGCCAGTACCACATCGATACGCGCGTGCCGCCTCACCTTCGATACGACACCAAGATTCTGGAGCGCAAGCAGCTTCAGGCGCAAAAGCGAGCCCACATCAACCATGACACCAACGGTCACAACTTGGTTGCTGCCCTGCACTCGGGTCCTGTGCGATTACCGGAGCTTAAGCCAGCTCCAAAGAGCAAGGTGAAACCCGGTCAGCAGGGAACCGCATCCAAGGGACTCAAGTGGCCTGTGAACATGCCCGTCCATAGCAATCCGTTCAGCTCTCCTTCGGATTATGGCATTCAGACTCCCATCCACCGCGACCCAacgccaccaccacccccgcctcctcctcctcccaagtACCCGATTGAGGATCTACAGCTCGAGCCTCGAACCGATCGAAAGCGCCCTGCTTTGAAGTTCCTGTGCAGAGACCCGCCCGTCAAAGTTCAAAACGGCGATTCTACCCACGATGACCTATCTAAGAACATTGACATGTCTTCCGTCGGCCCATTGCTCGAAACCTGGGACACACTGAACGTGTACTGCGAGGTCTTCAAGCTGGACTCCTTCACATTTGATGACTACGTCCAAACTCTATGTGCTGCATCTGAACAGGTTCCGATCCAACTTTTCGACGAGATTCACTGCTCGGTCCTCAAGATTCTTGTCGATTCTGAAGCCGATGGCGGCAAAGTCCGAATCACACTCCCAGAgatcgaggaagaggatagcgacgaggaggaagacgaggacaCAAGCGCACAGCCTACTCCCGAGCCAGAACCGAAGCCCGTTGGACGTGCCACTCGTAGCAGCCTTGCCAAACTGGAGGCAGAGAGATTGGCTGCTGAGGCGGCTGCCGCTGAGAAGGAAAGCGAGGAGGAAACCAAGCACCGTGCCGAACAGCTTCTCCAGGACTACGATTGGATCGAGCATCTCCGAAAGCGCGACTTTGTCAACGGTGGTTGGGAACGCATCATGGTTGGGTTGCTCCATCAACTGTCCAAGAACGAGCGCCAACACGACGCTTgcgaggagcttctccttgaatTGGTGCCTCCTGGAGTCGATGCGTCGCAGGAGACAGTACGACAGCGATACGCTGAGCTCGATGTCAACCACCGTGTCAAGGCGCTGCAGATCATCTGCATGTTGACCACTGAGACCAAGGCCATCCGGGGGTACATGGAGGATTGCAGTGAAACCATGACCACCTATCGCAAGGAAAAGATTGactggcagcggcagcgcaAGCAAGCGTAAGTTGAAGCCGGTTCAAATTACTGATGGCTGTTGGCTAACGAACCGTATAGCGTTGAGGAGCTCCGTCACTTGAACGAGCAAAAGAAGCTGATGTTGCCGGACAACATGCCGCCTTCGCCACCACTGAATCCCcgcgaagatgaggaagatgtcAAGATGGCCGACGCGGACGACTCGCACATCTCGCGTGAGGCAGATGGCGAGGAAACAGAGGACGACCCAGTGTCAACGAGAAAACGACGACGCCCTTTGACGGCTAAGCAACGAAaacgggaggaggagaaggcccgcaaggaaaaggaaaaggctGAAAAGACCCCCAAGGGCCCAACTCAGTCAAAGCAATTCATCAAGCTACTCAAGGACatccagaagaaggaggatgtCGTCAAGAAGTGCGAGGAGGAAATTGCTGTCATCGACAACGACCTGCGCGAGGCCGACTGCCCGCGCACCAGAGTTCTCGGCAAGGATCGATTCTGGAACCGTTACTATTGGTTTGAGCGCAATGGCATGCCATACGGCGGTCTTCCCGACAGCTCGACTGCGTCGGCCGACTACGCCAACGGTCTGATCTGGGTGCAGGGACCCGATGAGCTGGAACGAGAGGGCTACATCGACCTACCTGCCGAGCTTCAGGACGAGTACAAGGCCAAGTTCAACATGACGGTTCCCGAGCGAAAGACCATGGAAGAGGGTGACACCAGCGTCTTCAACGCCTACCAATGGGGCTACATCTCTGAACCAGAACAGGTCGATGAGCTCATCAAGTGGCTCGACCCCCGCGGTTTCAATGAGCTGAAGCTCCGCAAGGAGTTGCTCAACTACAAGGAGAAGATCGCCAAGAACATGGAGAACCGGAAGGCGTATCTTTCAAACGAGGACGAaacagagaagaaggaagagtcTCACAAGCGGATGAGCACTCGCATTCGAGACAAGACGCCCGAGATTCCCCACTACCGCTGCCTCAAGTGGGAGAACACGACGGCTCTGGAGGAGTTGGGTCACCTGCACAGTGATCCTCCCCCGCCCCCGCGATCTCGCAAGCAGAGCCGGAAGCGGGAGGCAGCTCACGAAGCGCCGGCGCCGGCAGCAAAGtcccgacgacgatgaagagtcAGGGGCTATGATTTAGCAAGTTTGAGCATGTGATCTTTTTGGCATGGAATGCAGTGTTTTGTTGCATAGCGAGATGCGTTGAGGAGGAAGGCAGGCATGGCATGCAAGGGAATACAGGAAGCGGACGGCGGCAGGTTGTCCTTTCAGGTACAGGAACAGGACGGAGTCTAAGAGAGCTTTTTTTGGCGTTTGTGTCCCGCCTGGCTTCGGGATAGGGAGCTGGCAGCATAAGGGAGGTAAAATAGACTACAGCTAGCCAAAATCAAGACATGTAAGAGTTCAAATCTCGATATATAACAGTTATGGAAGACCATGTCGGAGTTTTGAAGTGATTGAGCTGCACATGTGACAGAGCGGATGACGGCCTGAATAGGAAAACTGCACCGGAAAGTTGATCGGCATCTCAGCATCCGACCGCCGATCCGCAGGATCGGATGTCATCATGATCGGACAGTTATTTAGACCGGCCGCATCGGGCAAGTCGACCGGGACTAGAATATATAACATGAGGACATTCCGCAGAATTATTGACAGTTTCTCTCGATTCAGACATCATTACACACCTGAACCATCATTTCAACACCCTCAacacttttaatataataattccaAGACACAATGGCTTCAAACGAACTTCCCGAGGTCAAGCTCTACTGGTACGTCACATGCCGGGGACATTTCTCATCATGATACTGACCTTGGCTCAAGGCTCGATGAGTCGCGCTCACAGCGCATTCTCTGGTTgttggaggagctcaagctccCATACACTCTGGAAATGTTCCGGCGCAACAAGGAGACCAAACTTGCCCCGCCAGAGCTTGAGAAGGTGCACCCTCTGGGCAAGTCGCCCATCATCAGTGTCACTCCTGCGGGCGCGGGTGAGGGCGTGGAGCCGGTGATGTTGGCCGAGAGCGGCTTCATCACGCAGTATCTCACCGAGCACTGCCCCGAGGGGAAGAAGCTAATGCCGCCGCGGTGGAAGGAGGGCATGGAGGGCAAGATCGGTGGAGAGACGGAGGCTTGGATGAGATATCAGTATTATCTGCATTACTGCGAAGGAAGTCTGATGCCTGTCCTCGTCATGTCTCTCATCGTGGGTGGTAAGTCTACATATGCGCCTCTATCCAGCCTCGGCACTAACAACTCATGGCAGGACTCAAATCCCCCAACGTCCCCTTTTACATCCGACCCATCTCAACCATGCTAGCTAACCGCATCTTTTCCTTCTGGATCTTCCCCAACATGCGGCGCAACCTCTCCATGATCGAGGGTCACCTGGCGACCTCGGGCGGCGACTACCTCTGCGGCGCCAGCCTGACGGCCGCGGACATCCTCATGAGCTTCCCACTCATCGCGGCGCAGGGCAAGCTAGATGAGTTTGGTAGCTGGGAGGGAGGCTCGTGGAGAGAGGAGTTTCCAAAGGTGGCGGCGTATGTGAAGAGGCTTGAGACGGAGGAGGGGTATGTGAGGAGCGTGGAGAAGGTTAAGGAGATTGATGGAAGTTTTACGGCTTCGCTGTGAGAGACGGCTTTGATTCCCCTGGTTTGCTATGCTAGAGACGATTTGGGTTGTTACGAGAGGTTATGTGTGATGGTCCAAGATTAATGATATTCCAATTAATTGCTCAATGAAAAGTACTAAGATGAGAGTTTCGTGTGTCAGTCAATCTTACCAGGTAGACACTTAAGGCTGAGACTACATAAACATTCAGAGAAAGTACGACCAATCAGAAGAGAAATATTCAACATTCAAGTCGCTATGGATGCCAATGAGACCACTGTTGGTGAGAGATAACTCATGCCAATAGAGCTACCCGGTACATATATACACCGAGGATTACCGAGGTGGTGTGCAACTACCGAAACCTGATTGGCCACACACCTTGACTCCGACCTCACCTTGAAAATAATTGGAGCTCAACCATCAAGTTTCCGACATCTGCAACCTTCATCCTTTTGAAGCCCGCTGCGGCCATTCGCCATGTATGCATCTCGAATAGTCTGTTCAAGATGCTTGGTGCAGGCCCGCACGGCCTCTACAAGGCGGCTGGGGGCCGTGGCCTTGTATTCGACAAGGGCTGATGCCTCACACTCGCCCACGCCCGCCTCATCTTCACCACACAACCCCGGCAGTGGGCATCCAGCACGACGCCGACCATGGGGGAACTCGAAGGATTCGAAAAGAAAGCACGAGGACCCTGCATTGGCGTTATTCAATGAAGTGGTTGACCCTTCCAGCAACAATAAACCCGCCAATGTCCCCATTCTTGGTGAGCTCGAGATCGCCTCGAGACTCAAGGAGCTTAGGGAAAGGGACATCAAGACACATGAACAGTTCAAAGTATTTGACGAAGAGATTTGGCCCAGCATCCAGGAGCTCCGAGGCCAACTGCCCAAGCCCATCTACATGGCCGTCACTGGGCTCCTCAGCGATCAAAGCCTGACAATGCTACGAGATGGGCATTACCTACGCAGCGTACGGCTGTCACAGGTGTATAGCACCCTTGGGAAGTACGACCTTGACATCCGGAACGACCTTATCCTGAACCTCTGTATCAGGATGACGCAGGCCAGAAACAAATCTTACACCCGCACTCAGATGAGGGACGAGCTCATTGGCATGTGGAAGCACGTCTCTCAGCTCAAGCGCCCTGGAGAAGTTGACCGAGAACTCCGCTTCGCAATGCCCTCGGTCCCCGAGGTGCTGAAAGACGCGGAGAAGGCCAAATTTGTCGAGAAGGACCAAACACAGGACTCCAGCAAGAACCCAACAGCACGCGCACTGGCCTCGATGTTCCTTCAGTATCCGCCACCACAAGCTCAAGACATCATACCGGCTCTTCTGGCGACTCTAGCTGTTGCGTCAGATGTCAGGTACTTTGGCCGTGAGAAAAGGGTTGCCCTGTCTCCGCTGTTGGTGCTTGCCCGAGCCGTGCTATCCAAGCATCAGCTTACTGAGGACAACATTCACTCCATTCTCTCCAATTATCACACTTTGCCTGCTGACAAAATGGACGCACTTGGGGTCTACGTCAAGAACCAGTGGCCAACTGTCATGACCATGCTCACGACCGAGGCAGAGCAATGGATGAAACCTGAAAGTCATGAGTGGGCAGAGGACCCTATCAAGCTGGCCGCGTCCCGTGTTACTTCGTTCCACAAGCTTTTGAAGTCGGCGTACCGCGCGCGCAACATTGGCGCCATGAGTGCCATCTGGGAGGACATGATGAAGAGCCTGGAACAGAACCCCCGGGTGAGGGAGCAATTGGCCGACAGCCCCGACTTCCTCGACTATTGGATCTTTGTGTGGTGTGCGGTTCGCCGAACAAAACGGCTGGAGGAGACGATTGAGCTGATGCGCTCGTTGAACATGCCCATGACACTCAAGTCGTACACGGCCATGATGCACGGGTGGAAGAAGTGCAAGGACCTCGCCAAGGTGGAAGCACTATGGGGCCAGCTCGTCTCGGCTGGCACAAAGCTGGATATTGTCATCTGGACTGAACGTATCTCAGCCCTCATCGAGCTAGGCAAGACCCAGGCGGGCATCCAGGCGCTTGAAGAGCTGGTGATGACGTGGAAGAAGGCAGTCCAGAATGGAACCGAGGCCCAGGCCGTGCAGCCCACTATCCATGTCATCAACGCTGCCTTCAAGGGCATGCTGCACCTGTACCCAGATGCTGCTCACGAGCTACTGGCATGGGCTGGCCGAGAGGGCTTTGAGCCCAACGTCCGAACAttcaacatcctcatcagCGAAAGCCTCCGAGCCGGACAC is a window encoding:
- a CDS encoding Chromatin assembly protein; protein product: MVLFKRKPVQFLPPAEIEDENAEVWYIPQTGEIFASYEDYLNRMDFYNQRRFNDQITGHSGLTFFEAFKSELAGGKEVEASFPEALKGPILRRVQFQTVSRLDNLVDQIYEEFKLDYYPGEEVTVTLDGGERVHGLVRDKTTFGPRALPDGSKALPTTRYLVNLKDSEKETIVTDEHICRDRGVFTKAMLRSFIKKTVTRDAWNGAPWLVKHDYASQYHIDTRVPPHLRYDTKILERKQLQAQKRAHINHDTNGHNLVAALHSGPVRLPELKPAPKSKVKPGQQGTASKGLKWPVNMPVHSNPFSSPSDYGIQTPIHRDPTPPPPPPPPPPKYPIEDLQLEPRTDRKRPALKFLCRDPPVKVQNGDSTHDDLSKNIDMSSVGPLLETWDTLNVYCEVFKLDSFTFDDYVQTLCAASEQVPIQLFDEIHCSVLKILVDSEADGGKVRITLPEIEEEDSDEEEDEDTSAQPTPEPEPKPVGRATRSSLAKLEAERLAAEAAAAEKESEEETKHRAEQLLQDYDWIEHLRKRDFVNGGWERIMVGLLHQLSKNERQHDACEELLLELVPPGVDASQETVRQRYAELDVNHRVKALQIICMLTTETKAIRGYMEDCSETMTTYRKEKIDWQRQRKQAVEELRHLNEQKKLMLPDNMPPSPPLNPREDEEDVKMADADDSHISREADGEETEDDPVSTRKRRRPLTAKQRKREEEKARKEKEKAEKTPKGPTQSKQFIKLLKDIQKKEDVVKKCEEEIAVIDNDLREADCPRTRVLGKDRFWNRYYWFERNGMPYGGLPDSSTASADYANGLIWVQGPDELEREGYIDLPAELQDEYKAKFNMTVPERKTMEEGDTSVFNAYQWGYISEPEQVDELIKWLDPRGFNELKLRKELLNYKEKIAKNMENRKAYLSNEDETEKKEESHKRMSTRIRDKTPEIPHYRCLKWENTTALEELGHLHSDPPPPPRSRKQSRKREAAHEAPAPAAKSRRR